The following are encoded together in the Prosthecobacter sp. SYSU 5D2 genome:
- the ruvB gene encoding Holliday junction branch migration DNA helicase RuvB, giving the protein MNPALNEADSPFDLALRPGDFDEFHGQTKVKENLLVMVEAAKMRNEPLDHALLCGPPGLGKTTLANLIANAVGSRLHTTSGPQIERAGDLAGILTNLQERDILFIDEIHRLHPSIEEYLYPAIEDFRLDIIIDQGPKARTIRIDLPPFTLVGATTRAGMLTAPMRSRFGIPNRLDYYTTEELQHILLRSARLMKVEMDPAGAIEIARRSRGTPRIANHLLRWVRDFAQVKSQGTITEDVACQALTMRDIDETGLDEMDKRFLEALIHKFEGGPVGLNSIAVSVSEDASTLEDVHEPYLVMQGFVKRTPRGRVAMPAAYRKLGLIPPVSGQPDLF; this is encoded by the coding sequence GTGAACCCCGCCCTCAACGAAGCCGACTCCCCGTTTGATCTCGCCCTGCGTCCGGGTGACTTCGATGAATTCCACGGCCAGACCAAGGTGAAGGAAAACCTGCTGGTCATGGTGGAGGCGGCGAAGATGCGCAATGAGCCCCTGGATCACGCCCTCCTCTGCGGCCCGCCCGGATTGGGGAAAACGACGCTGGCCAATCTCATCGCCAATGCCGTCGGCTCACGCCTGCACACCACCAGCGGCCCGCAGATCGAAAGGGCAGGGGACCTGGCCGGCATCCTCACCAACCTGCAAGAGCGGGACATCCTGTTCATTGACGAGATCCACCGCCTGCACCCCAGCATCGAAGAATACCTCTATCCCGCCATCGAGGACTTCAGGCTGGACATCATCATTGACCAAGGGCCCAAGGCCCGCACCATCCGCATTGACCTGCCGCCCTTCACCCTGGTCGGTGCCACCACCCGCGCGGGCATGCTGACCGCGCCGATGCGCAGCCGTTTTGGAATTCCGAACCGCCTGGATTATTACACCACCGAGGAGCTCCAGCACATTCTTCTGCGCAGCGCCCGCCTCATGAAGGTGGAGATGGATCCAGCTGGTGCCATCGAGATCGCCCGTCGCTCACGCGGCACTCCGCGTATCGCCAATCATTTGCTGCGCTGGGTGCGTGACTTCGCCCAGGTGAAGTCCCAGGGCACCATCACCGAGGACGTCGCCTGCCAGGCCCTCACCATGCGGGACATTGATGAGACCGGCCTGGATGAAATGGACAAGCGCTTCCTGGAAGCCCTCATTCACAAATTTGAAGGCGGCCCCGTCGGCCTCAACAGCATCGCCGTCTCCGTCAGCGAAGACGCCTCCACCCTGGAGGATGTGCATGAGCCGTATCTGGTGATGCAAGGCTTCGTCAAACGTACCCCCCGTGGCCGTGTGGCCATGCCGGCGGCGTATCGCAAGCTCGGGCTGATTCCGCCGGTAAGCGGGCAGCCGGATTTGTTTTGA
- a CDS encoding impB/mucB/samB family protein has product MTPVPSPSAAAPLRWLFVDLNSYFASVEQQMRPELRGRPVIVVPVMSDHTCAIAASYQAKKFGVKTGTNVGDAKRMCPGIVLVEASHDRYVDFHHRVIDEIERHYPVQVIGSIDEMGCLLDNKRAIETEAVALARRIKKGLLERVGEVITCSVGIAPNRYLAKVASDLTKPDGLEVVRSQDLPGRLEHLKLTDLPGIGRNMEPRLHQAGIRTFLDLWQAPPRTLHQVWGGVGGDRFWHQLHGGDLDDVPVQNRSIGHSHVLSPEFRQPPQAVIVSKRLLLKAASRLRRMGYRASALSLSIRAESPRRAEAHQSFLPVSDSFALSKTLDVLWLRVMDQLGWGRVKKIGVTLHGLEATSAPQQLDLFPDLGSPIQADVQRRDRLSKIMDDLNQEYGRDSIALGFAPDEVKTFSGTKIAFTRIPDRQEFKE; this is encoded by the coding sequence ATGACGCCCGTTCCCAGTCCCTCCGCCGCTGCGCCTTTGCGCTGGCTGTTTGTGGACCTGAACAGCTACTTTGCCAGTGTGGAGCAGCAGATGCGCCCGGAGCTGCGGGGCCGCCCGGTCATCGTGGTGCCTGTTATGTCGGACCACACCTGCGCCATCGCCGCCAGCTATCAGGCCAAGAAGTTTGGCGTCAAGACAGGCACGAATGTCGGCGATGCGAAACGGATGTGCCCCGGCATCGTCCTGGTGGAGGCCAGCCATGACCGGTATGTGGATTTTCATCACCGGGTCATTGATGAGATCGAGCGCCATTACCCCGTGCAGGTCATCGGATCCATTGATGAAATGGGCTGCCTGCTGGACAACAAGCGGGCCATTGAAACCGAGGCTGTCGCGCTCGCCCGACGCATCAAAAAAGGCCTGCTGGAGCGTGTGGGCGAGGTCATCACGTGCTCCGTCGGCATCGCCCCCAACCGCTATCTGGCCAAAGTCGCCAGCGACCTCACCAAGCCCGATGGGCTGGAGGTCGTCCGCTCTCAGGACCTGCCGGGCCGCCTGGAGCACCTTAAGCTGACGGACCTGCCCGGCATCGGCCGGAACATGGAGCCCCGGCTGCATCAGGCGGGCATCCGCACCTTTCTGGATCTCTGGCAGGCCCCGCCGCGCACCCTGCACCAGGTCTGGGGTGGCGTCGGCGGCGACCGCTTCTGGCATCAGCTTCACGGCGGGGACCTGGATGACGTGCCGGTGCAGAACCGCAGCATCGGCCACAGCCACGTGCTGTCGCCGGAGTTCCGCCAGCCGCCGCAGGCGGTCATTGTTTCCAAGCGCCTCCTGCTGAAGGCCGCCAGCCGCCTCCGCCGCATGGGCTACCGCGCCAGCGCCCTCTCCCTCAGTATCCGGGCCGAAAGCCCCCGGCGGGCTGAGGCCCATCAAAGTTTTCTGCCTGTTTCCGACAGCTTTGCCCTTTCCAAAACTCTGGATGTGCTCTGGCTGCGGGTCATGGACCAGCTCGGCTGGGGCCGGGTGAAAAAGATCGGCGTGACCCTGCATGGACTCGAAGCCACCAGCGCCCCGCAGCAGCTCGATCTCTTCCCCGACCTCGGCAGCCCTATCCAGGCCGATGTGCAGCGCCGCGACCGCCTCTCCAAGATCATGGACGACCTCAACCAGGAATACGGCCGCGACAGCATCGCCCTTGGCTTCGCCCCCGATGAAGTGAAAACCTTCTCCGGCACCAAGATTGCCTTCACCCGCATTCCTGATCGTCAGGAGTTTAAGGAATAG
- a CDS encoding L,D-transpeptidase family protein, translating into MNSLFRLHIYLIVLAVVFNSVSCSGPAYREVRRPIPGGGYYVQRIAIEPQERARLKKQKKDKRKKDDEPVDDGSFWRGEGVEGKPSMRISLSEQKVYFMKGGQIVGMSPISSGQESHATRPGKFKVIEKDIDHKSNLYGDYVDSTGFIVKKEVDVRKDPRPAGAKFDGANMRYFMRITGAIGMHEGYLPGYPASHGCIRLPTKMAQIFYHESSLGTPVEIVP; encoded by the coding sequence ATGAATTCTTTATTTCGCCTGCATATTTACCTCATCGTTCTGGCTGTTGTTTTCAACAGTGTGAGCTGCAGCGGCCCTGCCTATCGTGAAGTGCGCCGGCCTATCCCTGGTGGGGGATATTATGTTCAGCGGATCGCCATTGAGCCGCAGGAGCGTGCACGCCTCAAAAAACAAAAGAAGGACAAGAGGAAAAAGGATGATGAGCCCGTGGATGACGGCTCTTTCTGGCGTGGGGAAGGGGTGGAGGGCAAGCCCAGCATGCGAATCAGCCTGAGTGAGCAGAAGGTTTATTTCATGAAGGGCGGGCAGATTGTTGGCATGTCGCCCATCTCCTCCGGCCAGGAGAGCCACGCGACCCGCCCAGGGAAATTCAAGGTCATCGAGAAGGACATTGACCACAAATCCAACCTGTATGGGGACTATGTGGACTCAACCGGGTTCATCGTGAAAAAGGAGGTGGATGTGCGCAAGGACCCGAGACCCGCAGGTGCCAAATTTGACGGGGCCAACATGCGGTATTTCATGCGCATCACCGGGGCCATCGGCATGCATGAAGGGTATCTGCCGGGTTATCCGGCCTCTCACGGTTGCATCCGCCTGCCCACGAAGATGGCGCAGATCTTTTACCACGAATCATCCCTGGGCACGCCTGTGGAGATTGTGCCGTGA
- a CDS encoding DUF1080 domain-containing protein, whose protein sequence is MSAFALLSCLAIQAAEPAALSTEEKDQGFKRLFDGRTFEGWEHKGNWVIEDGAMGCPTRGGDITYTVAHVPDDFELRFDWKASKGCNSGVYYRPGQYEYQVLDNANSHYADNPRTAAASLFFCMAPSKDNARPHDEWNEARIVCKGSVIQHWLNGEAVIDFDYTDPRWEREVEVLRIRGGDLTKRGARLRLQDHGQPVWFRNVRLRSIPAEEKLVPSPDFKPMPMSAKALEIESARIEQLLNPKPRAPTK, encoded by the coding sequence TTGTCCGCCTTTGCTCTCCTGTCATGCCTGGCCATCCAGGCTGCGGAGCCTGCCGCTTTATCCACTGAAGAAAAAGACCAGGGCTTCAAGCGGCTCTTTGACGGACGCACGTTTGAAGGCTGGGAGCACAAGGGCAACTGGGTGATCGAGGATGGGGCCATGGGCTGCCCCACGCGCGGGGGAGACATCACTTATACCGTGGCCCATGTGCCGGATGACTTTGAGCTGCGCTTCGACTGGAAGGCATCCAAAGGCTGCAACAGCGGTGTGTACTACCGGCCCGGCCAGTATGAATACCAGGTGCTGGACAATGCCAACAGCCACTATGCCGACAACCCTCGTACAGCCGCCGCTTCGCTGTTCTTTTGCATGGCCCCGAGCAAGGACAATGCGCGGCCGCATGATGAGTGGAACGAGGCCCGCATTGTCTGCAAAGGCAGTGTCATCCAGCACTGGCTGAACGGGGAGGCGGTCATCGATTTTGATTACACGGATCCGCGCTGGGAACGTGAGGTGGAGGTGCTGCGCATCCGCGGGGGCGACCTGACCAAACGCGGAGCGCGTCTCCGGCTCCAGGACCACGGCCAGCCCGTCTGGTTCCGCAATGTCCGCCTGCGCAGCATTCCTGCGGAGGAAAAACTGGTGCCGTCCCCTGATTTTAAGCCCATGCCCATGTCAGCCAAGGCTTTGGAGATTGAAAGCGCGCGCATTGAGCAGCTGCTCAATCCAAAGCCTCGCGCACCCACGAAATAA
- a CDS encoding SGNH/GDSL hydrolase family protein, with protein sequence MKTILCFGDSNTWGYDPASMTAPFPRRHPHDVRWTGVLARELGSGYRVIEEGQNGRTTVHEDPLNLCRKGKDYLPACLESHKPLDLVILMLGTNDLKTLFNLPPSDIAAGAGVLARMILSSESGPDNRPPQLLLLCPPLIGDLTHLPETAARVHDGPARSAQLPRYYDALATTLRCPYLNTQPLLTPSPLDAVHLDASQHQILGESLATKVKELF encoded by the coding sequence ATGAAAACCATTCTCTGCTTTGGCGACTCGAACACCTGGGGTTACGACCCGGCCAGCATGACGGCGCCGTTTCCGCGCCGTCATCCTCATGATGTCCGCTGGACGGGCGTGCTCGCGCGTGAGCTTGGCTCCGGTTACCGGGTCATTGAGGAAGGCCAGAACGGGCGCACCACGGTCCATGAGGACCCGTTGAACCTCTGCCGCAAGGGCAAGGACTACCTCCCCGCCTGCCTGGAGAGCCACAAGCCCCTTGATCTGGTCATCCTGATGCTCGGCACCAATGACCTCAAAACCCTCTTCAACCTCCCTCCCAGCGACATCGCGGCCGGAGCTGGCGTTCTCGCCCGCATGATCCTCTCCAGCGAATCCGGCCCCGACAACCGCCCCCCGCAGCTCCTCCTCCTCTGCCCGCCTCTCATTGGCGACCTCACCCACCTCCCCGAAACCGCCGCCCGCGTCCACGACGGCCCCGCCCGCAGCGCCCAGCTCCCCCGTTATTACGATGCCCTCGCCACCACACTCCGCTGCCCCTACCTCAACACCCAGCCCCTCCTCACCCCGAGCCCCCTCGACGCCGTCCACCTCGACGCCTCCCAGCACCAAATTCTCGGGGAGTCCCTCGCCACCAAGGTCAAAGAACTTTTCTGA